A genomic segment from Garra rufa chromosome 5, GarRuf1.0, whole genome shotgun sequence encodes:
- the hspb2 gene encoding heat shock protein beta-2 translates to MADRTVPHAYPMSMDYEMCSPPRIYDQNFAEALSPKDLLAPVLYHGYYIRPRINKQLERGFSQVESEDDWYRVLLDVCQFTPDEISVRTVDNLLEVTGRHAQRMDQHGFVSREFTRTYILPMGVDPLLVQVSLSHDGILCIQAPRKTEDLEPKINQLKIKVDKKESKS, encoded by the exons ATGGCTGACCGCACCGTTCCTCATGCCTACCCAATGAGTATGGATTACGAGATGTGTTCTCCCCCTCGAATCTATGATCAGAACTTTGCAGAAG CACTGAGTCCCAAGGACTTGTTGGCCCCTGTCCTGTACCACGGTTATTACATCCGTCCCCGCATCAACAAGCAGCTTGAGCGGGGCTTCTCTCAGGTAGAAAGTGAAGATGACTGGTATCGAGTTTTGCTAGACGTGTGCCAATTCACACCGGATGAGATCAGTGTGCGAACAGTGGACAACCTGTTGGAGGTCACTGGGCGGCACGCTCAGAGAATGGACCAGCATGGCTTTGTAAGTCGTGAGTTCACCCGCACCTATATCTTGCCCATGGGTGTGGATCCGCTGCTGGTGCAGGTATCTCTCTCACATGATGGGATACTATGTATCCAGGCACCACGAAAAACTGAGGACCTAGAGCCTAAAATCAACCAGCTCAAGATTAAAGTGGACAAGAAGGAAAGCAAAAGTTAA
- the cryabb gene encoding crystallin, alpha B, b: MDIAIQHPWFRRSFWPSIFPSRIFDQHFGDPIPEADMIPSLYYPRPSFFRWPSWVESGLSEMKMEKDRFSLNLDVKHFKPEELSVKINGDFLEIHAKHEDRQDDHGYVSREFQRKYRVPAGVDPASVTSSLSSDGVLTVTAPRKHTEGPERAIPISREDKPAVAGSQKK, encoded by the exons ATGGACATCGCCATCCAGCATCCCTGGTTCCGTCGGTCCTTCTGGCCATCCATCTTTCCCAGCCGGATCTTTGACCAGCACTTTGGGGATCCCATCCCTGAGGCCGACATGATTCCCTCACTGTACTACCCACGACCTTCCTTCTTCCGCTGGCCAAGCTGGGTGGAAAGCGGCCTTTCTGAG ATGAAAATGGAAAAGGACCGTTTCTCACTAAATCTGGATGTCAAACACTTTAAACCAGAggagctgtcagtgaaaatcaATGGAGATTTCCTTGAAATTCACGCTAAGCATGAGGATCGCCAG GACGACCACGGTTATGTCTCCCGCGAGTTTCAAAGAAAATACCGTGTCCCCGCTGGTGTGGATCCAGCCTCTGTCACTTCCTCCCTGTCTTCCGATGGCGTTCTGACAGTGACAGCTCCGCGTAAGCACACAGAGGGCCCGGAGCGCGCAATTCCCATCTCTCGCGAGGACAAGCCCGCTGTGGCTGGGTCTCAGAAGAAGTAA
- the cfap68 gene encoding cilia- and flagella-associated protein 68, protein MSNKSKEFSWARNGPAFHHMLRASGQAEVWHDFTDEMKFRQYGWRCSTNEDSYSNNTLIGNWSEERFDTRRTVALRRPLPHQYSHYFETTYYSSYKKDDVRPIYTAPKRESRSFPGHQPELDPPHTKCVPDSCYRLDFKGPQHRGEIMGETSEPQCRSVEETD, encoded by the exons ATGTCCAACAAAAGCAAGGAGTTTTCTTGGGCGAGAAACGGCCCTGCATTTCATCACATGCTTCGGGCGTCTGGGCAAGCTGAGGTCTGGCATGATTTCACCGACGAGATGAAATTTCGTCAGTATGGTTGGCGATGTTCAACGAATGAAGACTCTTACTCAAATAATACACTTATTGGTAACTGGTCAGAAGAGAGGTTTGACACTCGCCGTACTGTGGCGTTACGACGCCCCCTTCCGCATCAG TACTCACACTACTTTGAAACCACATATTATTCAAGCTATAAGAAAGATGACGTTCGGCCGATTTACACAG cCCCAAAGAGAGAGTCAAGAAGCTTCCCTGGCCATCAACCAGAACTGGACCCTCCACACACTAAGTGTGTGCCAGACTCCTGCTACAGACTGGACTTTAAAGGCCCTCAACATAGAGGAGAAATAATGGGGGAGACTTCAGAGCCTCAGTGCAGGAGTGTAGAAGAGACAGACTGA
- the mia gene encoding melanoma-derived growth regulatory protein, translated as MEKHCVNWTLLLVLCGLLPLATQAGRQMPKLSDKKLCADSECSHPILIARALQDYYPQDCRFIHIHQGQSVYVYAMLKDRGNLFWAGSVQGSYYGDQEARLGYFPSSVVEETHAIMPAEVELKTDKWDFYCY; from the exons ATGGAGAAACACTGTGTGAACTGGACCCTTCTCCTGGTGCTATGCGGCCTTCTGCCACTGGCTACTCAGGCTGGCCGGCAGATGCCAAAACTCTCCGATAAGAAGCTATGCGCCGATTCAGAGTGTAGCC ATCCCATTCTCATCGCTAGAGCTCTGCAGGATTATTACCCACAAGACTGTCGCTTCATTCACATCCATCAAGGCCAGTCTGTCTATGTGTATGCCATGCTGAAAGACCGTGGGAACCTCTTTTGGGCTGGTAGT GTTCAAGGGTCATATTATGGAGACCAGGAGGCTCGTCTGGGATATTTCCCCAGCAGTGTTGTTGAAGAGACACATGCAATAATGCCTGCTGAGGTTGAGCTCAAGACTGAT aaatgGGACTTTTACTGCTATTAG
- the bicdl2 gene encoding BICD family-like cargo adapter 2, which translates to MFPSKKENLPSPILEDSFFPFTSSGHRIMAPTMGTDDLLASPQDDSSPTLLEKDLILAAEVGQALLEKNEELAAQIEQMEREMEAMQQEKHMLQRRLEVRDLEASQREAELQTDITALRAQLEQKHVLIRDRRREESEQLTQLSNHNQKLVEQLAEAVALEHTLRTELRSLREEMEDTSFSKSISSARLDSLQAETRVLKERCTHMDERLNSTQEDNHRLRSERDGLRERVVELQTSLKDKETELEQEHSTVFQLRTVNRTLQQRVQALGEEASLGEATCFPLSLQSEIQQSQAKETILAHSAFLQEKEEEIQRLQNELQSRETELEELREEVKQFHNSPGKPTYSALEEEIILARQERDALNQQLLNTIRHKVALSQEVESWQEDMRLVICHQVQLQQKEKEKENKEQPGLQRGTRATKSLRVRGEDGRKGFFSSLFGGD; encoded by the exons ATGTTTCCATCTAAGAAGGAGAACCTGCCCTCTCCCATCCTGGAGGATTCTTTCTTTCCCTTCACTTCATCCGGTCACCGGATCATGGCGCCTACAATGGGAACGGATGATCTTCTCGCTTCACCTCAGGATGACAGCAGTCCTACACTGCTGGAGAAGGACCTAATCTTGGCTGCTGAGGTGGGCCAAGCTTTGCTGGAGAAAAACGAGGAGCTGGCCGCTCAGATAGAGCAGATGGAAAGGGAGATGGAG GCTATGCAGCAGGAGAAACACATGCTGCAGCGACGTCTGGAGGTGCGGGACCTCGAGGCAAGTCAGCGGGAAGCAGAACTGCAGACTGACATCACAGCGTTGCGTGCGCAGTTGGAACAAAAACACGTTCTGATTCGTGACCGGCGTCGTGAGGAGAGTGAGCAACTGACTCAGCTGTCCAACCACAACCAAAAACTTGTGGAACAGCTGGCAGAG GCAGTTGCTTTAGAGCATACTTTGCGTACTGAGCTTCGTTCTTTGAGAGAAGAAATGGAGGATACAAGTTTTAGCAAATCCATAAGCTCTGCTAGACTGGACAGTCTGCAAGCAGAG ACCAGAGTTTTAAAAGAGCGCTGTACTCATATGGATGAACGACTGAATTCAACTCAAGAAGACAACCACAGGCTGAGATCTGAGAGGGATGGATTGAGAGAAAGGGTGGTTGAGCTACAGACCAGTCTGAAAGATAAAGAAACGGAG CTGGAACAGGAGCACAGCACAGTGTTTCAGCTGCGCACGGTCAACCGTACCCTACAGCAAAGGGTTCAAGCCCTGGGAGAAGAGGCCAGTCTGGGGGAGGCTACCTGCTTCCCTTTGTCACTTCAGAGTGAGATCCAACAGTCCCAG GCCAAAGAAACCATTTTGGCCCATTCAGCCTTTTTGCAAGAAAAGGAAGAAGAAATTCAGAGGTTACAGAACGAG CTACAGTCTAGAGAAACTGAATTAGAAGAGCTGAGGGAGGAGGTGAAGCAGTTTCATAACAGTCCTGGTAAACCTACGTACAG TGCCTTGGAAGAGGAGATCATTTTGGCCCGACAAGAACGTGATGCACTCAACCAGCAGCTTCTGAACACTATCAGAcacaaggtggcactgtctcAGGAAGTTGAGTCTTGGCAG GAGGATATGCGTCTAGTGATCTGTCATCAGGTTCAACTCCagcaaaaagagaaagaaaaggaaaacaaaGAACAGCCAGGCCTTCAAAGAGGCACCCGTGCTACCAAATCACTGCGTGTACGTGGGGAAGACGGAAGGAAAGGGTTTTTCTCTTCTTTATTTGGGGGAGACTGA